A genomic segment from Biomphalaria glabrata chromosome 16, xgBioGlab47.1, whole genome shotgun sequence encodes:
- the LOC106060037 gene encoding uncharacterized protein LOC106060037, whose translation MNDCLNLLLIGKTGNGKSATGNTILKRKSFKSDASSDSVTSEVKYEVAERRKRKIKVVDGPGIGDTHYIDDIVKATEIVMNKMKDAVLLNPDGYHAFLLVIKYGNRLTKEDKECIRILKAIFGPDFIKNYCILIVTNGDSFKLDKKESKQTFKQWCEKQDGIFKDLYAECDQRAVLINNITTDKRIRKKQMTKLLECIDTLQHGSRCYTNKHFEFATRNRQQLMAEIKEPLVRQNAIETMSIILQKLDDIRQKDTNTQIEHLNSLQIEAEDLFNYVNTVDDKTNVLQDTICSVNGLCKRIQDKIEHVEILCREREEALRKEEETKKEYLDQLNKLEEKYKKKLMEDELRKEELLKIKENIREKERNLEVDFQMRQQQLKLEFEEERQKAREKIEEKERELEEAMSNQLEDECTLRKIYEERYRLDSEIAIMFQEIEEKEKSMLDKIEVERLAATQLIEEEQVKYEEKVNEMEKEIQELIKTFEEEKEHITIVNAYLLTRFADEISMIFIEHATLNEKQMAELKEKYDNLKKQYETHLKETSRTPDSNERCRQQ comes from the coding sequence ATGAATGACTGTTTAAATCTTCTACTAATTGGAAAAACAGGAAACGGAAAAAGTGCTACTGGCAATACTATCCTAAAGAGGAAATCTTTCAAAAGTGACGCTAGCAGTGACTCCGTGACGTCTGAGGTCAAATATGAAGTTGCTGAACGCAGAAAACGCAAAATTAAAGTCGTGGATGGTCCTGGAATTGGGGACACTCATTATATTGACGATATAGTAAAAGCAACAGAAATAgtaatgaataaaatgaaagaCGCTGTTTTACTGAACCCTGATGGCTACCACGCCTTTCTTCTAGTCATTAAATATGGAAATCGTTTAACCAAAGAAGACAAGGAGTGCATACGAATACTGAAAGCTATTTTTGGACCTGACTTTATTAAAAATTACTGCATACTGATAGTAACAAATGGAGACAGTTTCAAGCTCGATAAGAAGGAATCAAAGCAAACATTCAAACAATGGTGCGAGAAACAAGATGGcatttttaaagatttgtaTGCAGAATGTGATCAAAGAGCAGTTTTGATAAACAATATCACTACAGACAAAAGGataagaaagaaacaaatgaccaaaTTACTTGAATGTATCGATACCTTACAACACGGTAGTCGATGTTacacaaataaacattttgagtTCGCCACTAGGAACAGACAACAGTTGATGGCTGAAATAAAAGAACCACTGGTGCGTCAAAATGCTATTGAAACTATGAGTATCATTCTTCAGAAACTAGATGATATTAGACAAAAAGATACAAACACTCAAATAGAACATTTAAATTCTCTTCAAATCGAGGCTGAAGATCTCTTCAATTACGTAAACACAGTGGATGataaaacaaatgttcttcAAGATACAATCTGCAGTGTAAATGGCCTTTGTAAACGTATTCAAGATAAAATAGAACACGTTGAAATTCTTTGCCGAGAACGAGAAGAGGCTTTGAGAAAAGAAGAGGAGACCAAAAAAGAATATCTTGATCAACTTAACAAGTTGGAAGAAAAATACAAGAAGAAACTCATGGAAGACGAACTACGAAAAgaagaacttttaaaaattaaagaaaacatacgagaaaaggaaagaaatctGGAAGTAGATTTTCAGATGCGACAGCAACAACTGAAGCTAGAATTTGaagaagaaagacaaaaagctcgtgaaaaaatagaagaaaaagaaagagagctGGAAGAAGCAATGTCTAACCAGTTAGAAGACGAATGTACTTTGAGAAAAATATATGAAGAACGATATCGACTCGACTCGGAGATAGCAATTATGTTTcaagaaattgaagaaaaagaaaaatcgaTGTTAGATAAGATAGAAGTTGAGAGACTAGCAGCCACACAATTGATTGAGGAAGAGCAAGTAAAGTATGAAGAAAAAGTCAatgaaatggagaaagaaataCAAGAACTTATAAAAACATTCGAAGAGGAAAAAGAACATATAACTATTGTTAATGCCTATTTGTTAACCCGATTCGCTGACGAAATTAGCATGATATTCATAGAACATGCAACTTTAAATGAGAAGCAAATGGCTGAATTGAAAGAAAAGTATGACAACTTGAAAAAACAATACGAAACCCATCTAAAAGAAACGAGCCGAACTCCAGATTCTAACGAAAGATGCAGACAACAGTAA